The sequence TCTACTGGGAGGTCGACTGGACCGCGCCCGTGGCGCTGGTGATCGGAAACGAGGGCGAGGGGTTGTCGCGTCTCGTGCGCGAGTCTTGTGACGAACTTGTACGCATACCCATGAACGGGCGGGTCTCGTCCTTGAATGCGTCATCAGCGGCCGCGGTTCTCTTATATGAGGTTGTGCGACAGCGCTCGTCACGTTGACCCAAGCTTCGGCTTTGTCCTATACTAGCGCCGCTGTTGAACGTTTGAGACACGCTTCGGAGCCCAGCGGGATCAGGAGGCGGTGCCGGGTGGCGGTGAACCCGAACGTCCAGTTGTACGGCGGCTTCGAGGATCTCGCCGACGAAGACGTGGTCGCGGCGGCACGCGAAGGGGATACCCTGGCTCTGGAGTATCTCATCACGAAGTACAAGAACTTCGTGCGCGCCAAGGCCCGCTCGTACTTCCTCATCGGCGCCGACCGGGAAGACATCATCCAGGAAGGCATGATCGGCCTCTACAAGGCCATCCGGGACTTCCGCAGCGACAAGCTTTCCTCGTTCCGCGCGTTCGCGGAGCTGTGCATCACCCGCCAGATCATCACCGCGATCAAGACGGCGACGCGCCAGAAGCACATCCCGCTCAACTCGTACGTCTCGCTCAACAAGCCCATCTACGACGAAGACTCCGACCGCACCCTGCTCGACGTCATCTCGGGCGCGAAGGTGAGCGATCCGGAAGACCTCGTCATCAGCCGCGAGGAATTCGGCGACATCGAGCAAAAGATGGGCGAAATCCTGAGCGACCTCGAATGGCGGGTCCTCATGGCCTACCTCGACGGCAAGTCGTACCAGGAGATCGCCGACAGCCTCGAGCGCCACGTGAAGTCCATTGACAACGCCCTCCAGCGCGTGAAGCGCAAGCTGGAGCGCTACCTGGAAACGCGCCGCCTGGACGACTCGGCGAAGTAGGATGAGCGGCGCGGCCGAGCACGTTCTCTTCCAAGTCGGCCTGCTCTTCCTCGCCGGTTTGGCCGCAGGGAAGGTCGCCGACTGGCTCCGCGTCCCCGACATCGTCCTCTACCTCCTGGCGGGGATCGCGCTCGGACCGGCGGCGCTCGGCTGGATCGACATTCCCGGAGAGTCCACGACAAGCGCGCTGATTC comes from Clostridia bacterium and encodes:
- the sigH gene encoding RNA polymerase sporulation sigma factor SigH — encoded protein: MNPNVQLYGGFEDLADEDVVAAAREGDTLALEYLITKYKNFVRAKARSYFLIGADREDIIQEGMIGLYKAIRDFRSDKLSSFRAFAELCITRQIITAIKTATRQKHIPLNSYVSLNKPIYDEDSDRTLLDVISGAKVSDPEDLVISREEFGDIEQKMGEILSDLEWRVLMAYLDGKSYQEIADSLERHVKSIDNALQRVKRKLERYLETRRLDDSAK